In Bacteroidota bacterium, the following proteins share a genomic window:
- a CDS encoding YciI family protein produces the protein MKEFVLMFRMDITSKDAQPSPEQMKLYMTQWMEWINDISDKGQLGDGGNHFSRNGKVLKPKQEELDGPYTKDNESVAGYIIIFAKNIKDAEKIAKRCPILNGDGTSVEIREIAKPGE, from the coding sequence TTTGTATTAATGTTCAGGATGGACATTACAAGCAAGGACGCTCAGCCTTCACCAGAACAAATGAAATTGTATATGACTCAATGGATGGAATGGATTAATGATATTTCAGATAAGGGACAATTAGGAGATGGAGGCAATCATTTTTCAAGAAACGGAAAAGTTCTTAAACCGAAGCAAGAAGAATTAGATGGCCCATACACAAAGGATAATGAATCTGTAGCAGGATATATTATTATTTTTGCAAAAAACATAAAAGATGCAGAAAAAATTGCTAAAAGATGTCCAATACTTAATGGTGATGGTACTAGTGTAGAAATTAGAGAAATTGCCAAACCTGGCGAGTAA